A genomic stretch from Cetobacterium sp. ZOR0034 includes:
- a CDS encoding SLC13 family permease: MENVAKLDEVLEEKGYDKTKVIKWIISILMMFTPMLIQLNENYTGNIRTFFMITILVIMIWAFELMPLAAPALVLPIVYVSFGLATPAQAFSPWTTEMPWLFIGGMIISNVFDRTGLMKRMAITAIKIAGGTYRGILLGFLIVGLILCIIIPSTAARTTLFLPIAYGIITALGLKKNTKEAIAIMATSSFMALTPWTIVDGINLIAYSIAKNFGVNLSWVAYMKEMGLMTFILSCVYIGAVLFFYRGNAEIFRKENNFKTKDYFEKEYSKLGKITTSEKKVMLVLGVMVTILCTSSIHNVSAGWVFAIGAFCFYLPGINVADEKDIKSVNMAMIILMTGAMTIGAVSMATGTGAFIGRILTPFLKGSSFEIVSVSWLIGVIVNFLLTPLAAASALTQPLVEAAIENGISPTVILNSYAVGLEQIIFPYEYVLPLMMFSYGIMTLKEFVKIYLLKMILSLLFLLVVCVPYWGILGLL, encoded by the coding sequence ATGGAAAATGTTGCAAAGTTAGATGAGGTATTAGAGGAAAAAGGTTACGACAAAACGAAGGTGATAAAGTGGATTATTTCAATACTGATGATGTTTACTCCTATGTTGATACAGCTTAATGAAAACTATACTGGAAATATACGAACATTTTTTATGATTACAATTTTAGTTATTATGATTTGGGCTTTTGAGTTGATGCCATTAGCTGCACCAGCTTTGGTATTACCTATAGTTTATGTGAGTTTTGGATTGGCAACTCCAGCTCAAGCTTTTTCGCCTTGGACTACAGAGATGCCGTGGTTATTTATAGGTGGAATGATAATTTCAAATGTTTTTGATAGAACTGGATTGATGAAAAGGATGGCGATAACTGCTATAAAAATTGCTGGTGGAACATATCGTGGAATTTTATTAGGATTTCTAATTGTTGGATTAATATTATGTATAATTATACCAAGCACCGCGGCAAGAACGACATTATTTTTACCAATAGCTTATGGAATTATTACTGCTTTGGGATTGAAGAAGAATACTAAAGAGGCAATTGCAATAATGGCTACTAGCTCGTTTATGGCACTAACACCTTGGACAATAGTTGATGGAATAAATTTGATTGCATATTCAATTGCTAAAAATTTTGGTGTAAATTTAAGTTGGGTTGCTTATATGAAAGAAATGGGATTAATGACATTTATTTTATCTTGTGTATATATAGGTGCAGTTTTATTTTTCTATAGAGGAAATGCAGAGATTTTCAGAAAAGAAAATAACTTTAAAACAAAAGATTATTTTGAAAAAGAGTATTCAAAATTAGGAAAAATAACTACAAGTGAGAAAAAAGTTATGTTGGTTTTAGGAGTTATGGTAACTATACTTTGTACAAGCAGTATTCATAATGTATCTGCAGGTTGGGTATTTGCAATTGGAGCATTTTGCTTCTATCTTCCTGGAATCAATGTTGCAGATGAAAAAGATATAAAAAGTGTTAATATGGCAATGATAATATTAATGACAGGAGCTATGACAATTGGAGCTGTATCTATGGCAACAGGAACAGGAGCTTTTATTGGTAGAATATTGACTCCGTTTTTAAAAGGAAGCAGCTTTGAGATAGTTTCTGTAAGTTGGTTAATAGGTGTAATTGTTAACTTCTTACTAACTCCTTTAGCTGCAGCGAGTGCTCTAACTCAACCTCTTGTGGAAGCAGCTATCGAGAATGGGATATCTCCAACAGTTATACTGAATTCATATGCAGTAGGATTAGAGCAAATAATATTCCCGTATGAATATGTCTTACCATTGATGATGTTTAGTTATGGAATAATGACTCTAAAAGAGTTTGTAAAAATTTATTTATTGAAAATGATACTAAGTTTACTATTTTTACTAGTTGTATGTGTTCCTTACTGGGGAATACTAGGATTACTTTAA